atatcttttttttttttattaacaacaaatccaTACAAAAAGTACATGGCGAACACAagtatttaatctttatttaactaggcaaaacaGTTAaaaaccaattcttatttacaatgatggcataccaaaaggcaaaaggcctcctgcgggtcGGGGGCTGCgattaaaaaattataataataaataaaatatatatattttttaaagatatatatatataaatagtacaaaacacacatcacgacaagggaGACAACACAACctaaagagagacctaaagacAACAAAATAGCAAGGTAgcagcacatgacaacacagcatggtagcaacacaacaacaacatggcagcagcacaaaacagggtacaaacattattgggcacagacaacagcacaaagggcaagaaggtagagacaacaatacatcacacaaagcagccacaactgtcagcaagagtgtccatgattgagtctttgaatgaagagatggagataaaactgtccagtttgagtgtttgttgcagctcgttccagtcgctagctgcagcgaactgaaaagaggagcgacccagggatgtgtgtgctttggggacctttaacagaatgtgactggcagactGGGTGttatatgtggaggatgagggctgcagtagatctcagataggggggagtgaggtctaagagggttttataaataagcatcaaccagtaggTCTTgaaacgggtatacagagatgaccagtttacagaggagtacagaatgcagtgatgtgtcctataaggggcattggtggcaaatctgatggccaaatggtaaagagCATCTAGCTGCTCGAGAACACCCTTCCCTGCCGATCTATAagttatgtctccgtaatctagcatgggtaggatggtcatctgaatcagggttagtttggcagctggggtgaaagaggagcgattacgatagaggaaaccaagtctagatttaactttagcctgcagctttgatatgtgagGACATttgggctagggggtacaatatcacattacacaagaACCTGAGGGGGTACActatcacattacacaaggacctgagggggtacaatatcacattacacaaggacctgagtgggtacaatatcacattccACACGGACCtgagggggtacaatatcacattacacaaggacctgagggggtacaatatcacattacacaaggacctgggggggtacaatatcacattacacaaggacctgagggggtacaatatcacattacacacgGACCtgagggggtacaatatcacattacgaAAGGACCTGAGGGGGTActatatcacattacacaaggacctgAGGGGGTataatatcacattacacaaggacctgaggggtacaatatcacattacacaaggatTTTAgaggggtacaatatcacattacacaaggacctgagggggtacaatatcacattacacaaggacctgagggggtacaatatcacattacacaaggacctgAGGAGGTataatatcacattacacaaggatTTTAgaggggtacaatatcacattacacaaggacctgAGGGGACATactgtaacggttctcctcttcctctgaagaggaggagcagggattgaaccaagacgcagcgttgtgatacgacatgatatttatttaaccaagacaaaaaacgaactaaacttgatacaaaacaaaataacaaaacgaatgtagacagacctggggcctgttgcacaaaagtagaattaagacatccgggataaatgactcagctgagctcaatgaagccaaaacatgtgcgtccaggcttaattggttgcacaaagaccaagccaggatgagcagacacggattcattaagccaggtgaaaccaatcctggataggtgcgcgctcacggctcactcaaatagaccccgccacagatcacagattaactgatttaccatggcaactagagccgcgtacttttccccgtcggaagcacaaatcctcatggaggcatacgaggaggtaaaagatataattaagaagaaaggcaacaccgccacagtgataaagcaaagagaaaaagcgtggcaaagtattgcagaccgcctgaatgcgtaagtagtgcacaattacacactcaccgctccgctgaaacatcacaattacaattcaaatatttaattcacatctccaaaaatgcagttgtactgtaattatgaaacggttaaatttttaattgaaatgcactgcagatatgagtgaaattgtgtaaagtaactccatcacactgtataaagctatgataaattttttgatatttttactgaaaacaagacaaaaataccaagtaattttttgcagtgtgactccattaaatgtgtgtgtgtgtgtgtgtgtgtgtgtagattaaacatgaacgggccaaaacggacatggcagcaggtcaaaatcaaatacaagaacattctgcagaatggtatggtccctgactaatatttaacaaagcacaagcatatattgtacccagaaggtgcctgctcacacattgtctgtactgttttagcagtgaaaaagaatacccacagacaaggcacgggtggtgggtcaccaaaggctgaccttaccccagcagaggacatggccttggagctaaataaaggcaggcccgtcttagaggggatccctggggggaaagagacgagcataggttcctcccaagatgccacccgcttcattcaaggtatgtccttccatctctacatgggatacaaccacattcatattgaatcaatttggactgtctgactttggtttacctattgccttgcagtgtctggcagcactgtgttcctgttagagccaccagcacaagcaccagacgatgctgatccagtgagtactccatcaaaggcatactgtaggcctggcatgtcttgtctactagcttcaatatgaatccgattaaatgtgatagggtgaaggccccagtgcagcagcaacagcacatgatggagacgatgatgaggaggagaccatctctctggattccagaaggcatgaggtatcatgttaagactgtgaaagtactatttactctacaatggtgaggagtcctcatcaaaatcaaaaaatctaatttcttttacaggacccagatgctatacagtgggaaaaccagcctggcaacatagtgcgtattaataaaaggacaccacatcctgccaaattccagctgcgctaattgtattgtgttcacagagctcacaagctatcagaaagttgtatggcaaccacctccggcgccaaatagaactggcagacatagacattcagtacaagaagaaaaagatggaaaatcttgcactggagtccgaaataaaaaagaggacaattaggaaactggaccttgaaataaaaaaacttgagagggaggtgagatatgccttcaatgtacactgtatgctaactgtaacacaaatgtattaatcattatttttctttcctcccccagctccaagaagatgacacagctcaaaataaaaattaggtatattctcgtaaagtcaagtgagccatgacatatgagctcttattgtgagcacacaggacggtggcatctttctaaggttttttttattttcccagcaatcagtacaaccaagtcatcgttataaggcatcgccctcttttgcccacccccccagcaccaggtgtggccactagcctatatgaaggcccaaaattgtgtgttcctttctgctctgacaatggcatgcccattcgtgcgagatgtggtggatgaagaagcacttgtgctgaggagagccttcaggcgagaaagggtcttcagggaccggttggacccactggccttccctgatgaccatctatatgaaagatacagattttctgcagatggcatcaggtatctatgcagactactgggtcccaggattaagcaccgcactgcacggagccatgcactgagtgtggagcaaatggtttgtgtggccttgcgcttttttgctagtggagccttcctgtactcagtgggggatgcagaacagctgaacaaggccacaatttgccgcacaataaggagtgtgtgtctggctatcaaagcattagcagatgtcttcatctccttccctggccacagaagactctgtgacatcaaagaggagttctataggattgcaggtaagaggatctacaaattacaggacaactgttaacacatagtaggatactcattactttgtgtgacaggtttccccaatgtcattggtgcagtggactgcacacacataaggataaaagccccctcaggtgcccatgaggccgattttgtgaataggaaatcctttcacagcattaatgttcaggtgaacataactttttgatattgtccattgacgaacactctgcattgccagtgatgtgcattgattggtgtaatattcctcatcttatgatttcagatggtctgcaatgctgactgtgtgatcagcaatgttgtggcaaaatggcctggctcagtccatgactccagaatctttcgggcctctgaaatctatcagtgcctatcacaaggtaagccacacaacccctatttataaccatcatggctgtgtcaagaatatcactgtgtttatgaggtagtaatgatgagattttgtgttgacaggtgaattctctggtgtgttgctgggagacagggggtatggctgccagccttttctcctgacacctttcacagacccccaggaagcacagcaggcctacaaccatgcccatgccaggaccagggccagagttgaaatgacctttggcctcctgaaggcacgctttcactgccttcacaaattaagggtcagccctgttagggcatgtgatattactgtggcttgtgctgtcctccacaatgtggcctgcctgaggaaggagagggcccccagagtgccaccagccatggactgggacaatccggcaatcttccctgatgacgacagtggtcggctgctgagggaccaatatgtgttgaattattttagttagtatgtgtgctttcaattttggttaaatatgtcctgcggtggcagaggaatttgggttttttggggttcgttttttgacgaatttggcctcttatgatgtttgtgcggtatactgtgtgtaatacaaggctgcagggaggctactgcatccattcatttgtctgttcagttgatgtgtatggatttgtcctgcatttattttagtgtgcagacatgcagggtgtgttatatacagacctttgaatgtgtatgtatcattttgtataatatgcttggattctgtgctttccatcttgtagagtcactgtgacttcagtttcgaaaggagctgatggtttacctgctttgttttgtccttattcaataaaggaacataatgttacacattgtgtttttatattcatatggaatgtgtatttgtttatatgacagagtactagggccacactgaagaaaaaggataaagtcataaatttatgaggctggttctttctgcagaaaagctacatattgtttttacagttttgatacttatgacaatgtgatacttaatattctggcacatcagcatgtctttgtttatgaaaccatactgaagtacaatttcacgaaatgccccacatctgtcattttaacaactgtcctcctttaaaacaactggttacaatattatgacttgtgtttttttcccctctgtggccctaatattctatcattttatatatagccttatagtctatgggaaactgtaaattatctaatgatagcaacatcatctaaaaatcattttttatccaaaatcattgaaattaatgatcacaaacgtttaaataataacagtgggtctagttatatgtgataacaatgtatagtgagcagtgaaataactattggtttccatttgtggtgactgctgactgacattagggatgagattaaatagatcctggaatttagcctggtctggagcaggctagctccacagaataaatctccatggtaatttataccataacatatcctcctgccccctatccatctttagtgcaaccggattacggatcaattgagccaggatcaccaagatatcctggcttaatcccttatcctagttttgtgcaacaggcccctggactacgaacttacatgtaacacgaagaacgcatgaacaggaaaaatgactacataaaacgaacgaacaaacaaacaaaaccgaaaacagtcccgtgtggcgtaacatacactgacactgacacaggagacaaccacccacgacaaacaatgtgacaccacctaccttaatatggttctcaatcagatgagatgaaaaccacctgcctctaattgagaaccatatcaggtacccattaaaccaacatagaaacagaaaacatagactgcccacccaaactcacgtcctgaccaactaacacatacaaaaactaacagaaaacacgtcaggaacgtgacataaccccccccttaaggtgcgaactccgggcgcaccagcacaaagtctaggggagggtcagggtgggcatctgaccacggtggtggctcaggctctgggcgaggtccccaccccaccatagtcaatcccagcttacgtctctccctcagaatgaccaccctcttactCCACCCACCTAATATACCGGGTAACATCAaaataagggacagctccgggacaaggtagctcaggacagataggtaggtcaggatagagaggtagctcaggatagagaggtagctcaggatagagaggtagctcaggatagaggggcaactccggactgaagggcagctccggacagagagacagctctggactgaggggcagttctggatacatggcagctctgggctgagggacagctcatggttggctgacggctctggacgctcatggctagctgacggctctggacgctcatggctggctgacggctctggacgctcatggctcactggcggctctagcagatccagtctggttggcggctctggtagatcctgtctggttggcggctctggcagatcctgtctggttggcggctctggcagatcctgtctggttggcggctctggcagatcctgtctggttggcggctctggcagatcctgtctggttggcggctctggcagatcctgtctggttggcggctctggcagatcctgtctggttggcggctctggcagatcctgtctggttggcggctctggcagatcctgtctgacgaatggctctagcggctcctgactgactatcggctttgacggctcgggacagacgggcggctctaatggctcgggacagacggatgactcagatggcgctggggagacggatggctcagatggcgctggggagacggatggctcagatggcgctggggagacggatggctcagatggcgctggggagacggatggctcagatggcgctggggagacggatggctcagatggcgctggggagacggatggctctggccggataaggcgcactgtagacctggtgcgtggtgccggaactggaggcaccggcttaaggacacgcaccttcatgctagtgcggggagcagggacagggcacactggactctcaaagcatactatttgcctggtgcgtggtaccggcactggtggcaccgggctgagggcacgcacatcaggacgagtacggggagaaggaacagtgtgtacagggctctggagacgcacaggtggcttagtgcgtggtgcctgaactggaggcactgggctggagacacgcaccataggaagagtgcgtggaggaggaacagggctctgaaaacgcactggaagcctggtgcgtggtgtaggcactggtggtactgggctggggcggggaggtggcgccggaaataccggaccgtgcaggcgtactggctcccttgagcattgagcctgcccaaccttacctggttgaatactccccgtcgcccgcccagtgcggggaggtggaataacccgcaccgggctatgtaggcgaaccggggacaccatgggTAAGGCTGGtaccatgtaagccggcccgaggagacgcactggtggccagatatgtagagccggcttcatggcacttggctcaatgcccaatctagccctaccagtgcggggaggtggaataacccgcaccggactatgcacacgtacaggagacaccgtgcgctctactgcgtaacacggcgtctgcccgtactcccgctctccacggttagcctgggaagtgggcgcaggtctcctacctgccctcggcccactacctcttagcccccccccaagaaatttttggggtt
This region of Salvelinus alpinus chromosome 8, SLU_Salpinus.1, whole genome shotgun sequence genomic DNA includes:
- the LOC139582441 gene encoding uncharacterized protein isoform X2, coding for MNGPKRTWQQVKIKYKNILQNAVKKNTHRQGTGGGSPKADLTPAEDMALELNKGRPVLEGIPGGKETSIGSSQDATRFIQVSGSTVFLLEPPAQAPDDADPGEGPSAAATAHDGDDDEEETISLDSRRHEDPDAIQWENQPGNISSQAIRKLYGNHLRRQIELADIDIQYKKKKMENLALESEIKKRTIRKLDLEIKKLERELQEDDTAQNKN
- the LOC139582441 gene encoding uncharacterized protein isoform X1; its protein translation is MNGPKRTWQQVKIKYKNILQNAVKKNTHRQGTGGGSPKADLTPAEDMALELNKGRPVLEGIPGGKETSIGSSQDATRFIQVSGSTVFLLEPPAQAPDDADPGEGPSAAATAHDGDDDEEETISLDSRRHEDPDAIQWENQPGNISSQAIRKLYGNHLRRQIELADIDIQYKKKKMENLALESEIKKRTIRKLDLEIKKLEREVRYAFNVHCMLTVTQMY